GGGCGCGCGTCTTCAACACCTGGGAATGGCTCTTCGGCTGGCACCTCCACTTCGGCAGGGAGCGGCGGCTCTTCATCCTCACGGCACGGGACGAGACGGGCGGGCTCGTCGGAGTGCTGCCGCTCTCCATCGAGGAGCAGCGGTGGGCAGGTGGCCGCCTCCGGTGGCTCCGGTTCCTGGGGGATGAGGCCGTGGGCAGCGACTACCTGGATGCCATCCTCCGGCCCGGGGATGAGCCGGCCATCGCCGGGGCGCTGGTGGATGCGCTCGCGAGCACCTGGCGCGAGTGGGACATCCTGGAGCTGGCCGACATGGAGGAGACGTCTCCCCTCGTGGCGCTCCTGAGAGCGCGCTGCGAGGCTCGAGGGTGGCACCTGGAGAGCACCGGGCGGAACCGCTGTCCGTACGAGGCTTTCGAGGTGGGCGAGAGCTTCGACACCCTGCTGGCCCGGGTGCCCCGGGCCGACAACTACCTGCGCCGTCGCAAGTGGCTCGAACGCCAGAAGGGCTTCGCCATCACGAAGGCGGAGGACCCCGAGGCGCTCGCCCTCGCGCTGCCCGAGTTCTTCCGGTTGCATGCCCTGCGTTGGGGAGCGCGCAGCTCGCTCGATGCGCCAGACGTCCAGGAGTTCCACCGTGCGGTGGTGCCGCTCCTGGCGGCGGAGGGAAAGGTCCGCGTCTACCTGCTGTCCGTGGAGGGCAGGGCGGTGGCATCGGTCTACGCCCTGCTGCACGGGCGCACCTTCAGTTATTACAACGCGGGATATGACCCCGAGTGGAAGGCGCGGAGCGTGGGGCTCGTCCTCGTGGGCGAGACGTTCCGCGATGCGCTGGCCGAGGGCTTTTCCGAGTACGACTTCCTGCGCGGTGTCGAGGCGTACAAGTCGGACTGGACGCGGGGGCTCCGGACGACGGTGCGGCTGCGCATCACCCGGCCGGCGAGCCTCGGCGATTGGGTCGTGCGTGCCCAGGCGCTCGAACAGACGGCCCGAGGCGTGCTCCGGGATGCGCTCCCCGGGGAGGTGCTCACACGCCTCCGGCGGTTGCGGTCGCGGGGTCAGGAGGTACCGGTGAGGTGATGGAGGCGCTCAGCTCGGGGCGGTGAGCCGGTCCAGGACGAGGGCGAGGAAGTCGCTCTCG
This is a stretch of genomic DNA from Archangium violaceum. It encodes these proteins:
- a CDS encoding GNAT family N-acetyltransferase — its product is MNSRWTVGIVRETRGFLALRDEWRRLYGSVRARVFNTWEWLFGWHLHFGRERRLFILTARDETGGLVGVLPLSIEEQRWAGGRLRWLRFLGDEAVGSDYLDAILRPGDEPAIAGALVDALASTWREWDILELADMEETSPLVALLRARCEARGWHLESTGRNRCPYEAFEVGESFDTLLARVPRADNYLRRRKWLERQKGFAITKAEDPEALALALPEFFRLHALRWGARSSLDAPDVQEFHRAVVPLLAAEGKVRVYLLSVEGRAVASVYALLHGRTFSYYNAGYDPEWKARSVGLVLVGETFRDALAEGFSEYDFLRGVEAYKSDWTRGLRTTVRLRITRPASLGDWVVRAQALEQTARGVLRDALPGEVLTRLRRLRSRGQEVPVR